The following coding sequences are from one Salinicoccus sp. Bachu38 window:
- the rplI gene encoding 50S ribosomal protein L9, whose product MKVIFLNDVKNKGKKGEVKEVATGYAQNFLLKKGLAEEATPANLKKLKEQQDREAEKAQQELEEAKVLKEELEQKEVEIKTKSGEDGRLFGSISSKQVAEAYDKQHGIKLDKRKIDMSQPLKSLGYHKMNVKIHPEVHAEIKVHVVEQ is encoded by the coding sequence ATGAAAGTGATTTTTCTGAATGACGTCAAGAATAAAGGCAAAAAAGGCGAAGTGAAAGAAGTCGCTACAGGATATGCACAGAACTTCCTGCTCAAGAAGGGGCTGGCTGAGGAAGCGACGCCGGCAAACCTGAAGAAACTGAAAGAACAGCAGGATAGAGAAGCGGAAAAGGCCCAGCAGGAGCTGGAAGAGGCGAAGGTGCTTAAAGAGGAGCTGGAACAGAAGGAAGTCGAAATCAAGACGAAATCCGGCGAGGATGGCCGCCTGTTCGGTTCCATCAGTTCAAAGCAGGTAGCGGAAGCCTACGATAAGCAGCATGGCATCAAGCTGGATAAAAGAAAGATCGACATGTCCCAGCCATTGAAGAGCCTTGGATACCATAAGATGAATGTGAAAATTCATCCGGAAGTCCATGCAGAAATCAAGGTGCATGTTGTTGAGCAATAG
- the dnaB gene encoding replicative DNA helicase produces MPHNMEAEQSVLGAILINPEIFISTAETLEPEDFYRSEHQHIYRAMGILSENHQNIDVVTLINQLKSMEVLNSVGGPRYLAELSNVVPTSRNVGFYVDIVARYALKRKLIQTAEEIANEGFSEEADIEDLLTEAESRIMSISENRRNEGFKSMKSVVHEVYEQVEARAGQTDTTTGIPTGYRDLDFMTSGFNRNDLIILAARPSMGKTAFALNIAGHVGTSAEKHTVAIFSLEMGADQLVSRMISSQGMIDATKLRQGNLNHDDWDNFTTAIGSLAESKIFIDDAPGIRVNDIRSKCMRLKQEHGLDMVIIDYLQLIQGSSNKRSDNRQQEVSEISRMLKALAREMECPVIALSQLSRSVETRQDKRPMMSDLRESGSIEQDADIVAFLYREDYYVRGDGEEDAEGAQREQDEIEIILAKHRNGPTGTVKLIFNKSYSSFFDQDNRGYDDGYIPPN; encoded by the coding sequence ATGCCGCACAATATGGAAGCGGAGCAGTCTGTCCTTGGTGCCATTCTGATCAATCCCGAAATTTTCATTTCCACAGCAGAAACGCTGGAGCCGGAAGATTTCTACCGTTCAGAACACCAGCACATCTACCGGGCAATGGGGATCTTGAGTGAAAACCATCAGAACATTGATGTGGTCACACTGATCAATCAGCTGAAGAGCATGGAAGTGCTCAATTCAGTCGGTGGTCCGAGATATCTGGCGGAACTCTCCAATGTTGTGCCGACGAGCCGCAACGTCGGTTTCTATGTGGATATCGTGGCGAGATACGCCCTCAAAAGGAAGCTGATCCAGACGGCTGAAGAGATTGCGAATGAAGGGTTTTCCGAGGAGGCGGATATCGAAGATCTCCTGACGGAGGCAGAATCAAGAATCATGTCCATCTCCGAAAACCGGCGCAACGAAGGCTTCAAATCGATGAAATCCGTTGTGCATGAAGTGTATGAGCAGGTCGAGGCACGGGCCGGGCAGACGGATACGACGACCGGAATCCCGACAGGCTACCGTGACCTTGATTTCATGACATCGGGCTTCAACCGGAATGACCTCATCATACTGGCCGCCCGTCCTTCCATGGGTAAGACGGCCTTTGCCCTGAATATTGCGGGACACGTCGGTACCTCTGCTGAAAAGCATACCGTAGCAATCTTCTCGCTGGAGATGGGGGCCGATCAGCTGGTCTCCCGTATGATTTCAAGCCAGGGAATGATCGACGCGACGAAACTGCGTCAGGGGAATCTCAATCATGACGACTGGGATAACTTCACGACCGCCATCGGGAGTCTGGCAGAATCGAAGATATTCATCGATGATGCGCCGGGCATCCGGGTCAACGATATCCGTTCCAAATGCATGCGTCTGAAGCAGGAGCATGGGCTTGATATGGTGATCATCGACTACCTCCAGCTGATCCAGGGGTCGAGCAATAAGAGAAGTGACAACCGTCAGCAGGAAGTTTCCGAAATCTCACGTATGCTCAAAGCACTGGCACGCGAGATGGAATGTCCAGTCATCGCCCTGAGTCAGCTTTCAAGAAGTGTGGAAACACGCCAGGACAAGCGTCCGATGATGAGCGACCTGCGGGAATCCGGATCGATCGAGCAGGATGCCGACATCGTCGCCTTCCTCTACCGCGAGGACTACTATGTCCGGGGAGATGGCGAAGAGGACGCAGAAGGCGCCCAGAGGGAGCAGGATGAGATAGAAATCATCCTGGCCAAGCACAGGAATGGGCCGACGGGAACTGTAAAACTGATATTCAACAAATCCTACAGCAGTTTCTTCGATCAGGATAACAGGGGATATGATGACGGTTATATCCCACCGAATTAA
- a CDS encoding adenylosuccinate synthase: MSGTVVVGTQWGDEGKGKITDFLSEDADIIARFSGGNNAGHTIQFGGETYKLHLVPSGIFYDDKISLIGNGVVIDPLSIIKELDGLIERGISVDNLRISNRAQVILPYHLLQDELEEEARGDNKIGTTKRGIGPCYVDKVQRIGIRMADLIDEPVFRKRLEENLEIKNHMFKALYGREGFTFDEIFESYQKAAERLAPYVTDTAKVLDDAFQANQKVLFEGAQGVMLDIDHGTYPFVTSSNPVAGNVTVGCGVGPTSVKSIVGVCKAYTSRVGDGPFPTELFDDSGDHIREVGREYGTTTGRARRVGWFDSVVVRHSRRVSGITDLSLNSIDVLSGLDTVKICTAYEIDGKEITEYPATLDALERAKPIFKEMPGWQEDITDVKRMEDLPDNARNYLEEIERLTGVSVSIFSVGPDRNQTNLLKDFWN; encoded by the coding sequence ATGTCTGGAACAGTAGTAGTCGGAACGCAATGGGGCGACGAAGGAAAAGGTAAAATCACAGACTTCCTGTCAGAAGACGCGGATATCATCGCGCGCTTCTCCGGAGGAAACAATGCAGGCCACACCATCCAGTTCGGTGGCGAAACATACAAGCTGCATCTCGTACCTTCAGGTATATTCTATGATGATAAGATTTCATTGATCGGCAATGGTGTGGTCATCGACCCGCTTTCCATCATCAAGGAACTTGATGGGCTAATCGAACGTGGCATATCCGTGGACAACCTGAGAATTTCAAACCGTGCACAGGTCATCCTCCCCTACCACCTCCTGCAGGATGAATTGGAAGAGGAAGCCCGTGGGGACAACAAGATCGGTACGACGAAACGCGGCATCGGCCCATGCTACGTGGACAAGGTGCAACGGATCGGCATCCGCATGGCGGATCTGATAGATGAACCGGTGTTCAGAAAAAGGCTTGAAGAGAATCTCGAAATCAAGAACCATATGTTCAAAGCGCTGTATGGCCGCGAAGGGTTCACTTTCGATGAAATCTTCGAATCCTACCAGAAAGCGGCCGAGCGTCTGGCACCTTACGTGACGGACACGGCAAAAGTGCTTGATGATGCATTCCAGGCCAATCAGAAAGTGCTTTTTGAAGGAGCCCAGGGAGTCATGCTCGATATCGACCACGGTACATACCCGTTCGTCACGTCCAGCAACCCGGTTGCCGGCAACGTCACAGTCGGCTGCGGCGTCGGTCCGACATCCGTCAAAAGCATTGTCGGAGTATGCAAGGCCTATACTTCAAGAGTCGGTGATGGTCCATTCCCGACAGAATTGTTCGACGACAGCGGCGATCATATCAGGGAAGTCGGACGTGAATACGGAACGACAACCGGCCGTGCACGCCGTGTAGGCTGGTTCGACAGCGTTGTCGTCCGCCACTCGAGACGCGTAAGCGGCATCACCGACCTCTCACTCAACTCCATCGACGTATTGAGTGGACTTGATACGGTCAAGATCTGTACAGCCTATGAGATAGACGGGAAAGAGATCACCGAATATCCGGCAACATTGGATGCACTCGAGCGTGCCAAGCCGATCTTCAAGGAAATGCCCGGATGGCAGGAAGACATCACAGACGTGAAACGCATGGAAGACCTTCCGGACAATGCGAGAAACTACCTTGAAGAGATCGAACGGCTGACAGGTGTCAGTGTTTCCATCTTTTCGGTAGGACCTGACCGGAATCAGACGAATCTCCTGAAAGATTTCTGGAACTAG